One Mycobacterium kubicae genomic window carries:
- a CDS encoding 3'(2'),5'-bisphosphate nucleotidase CysQ, with protein sequence MNDHALAAHLATEAGRLLLRVRQEFADADAGERKAAGDKRSHDFLMKALTKHRPADAVLSEEGADDPVRLRSERVWIVDPLDGTREFSELDRADWAVHVALWQSGDLVAGAVALPAQDITFATPEVVPPPVTLDKPRIVVSRTRPPAIALAVQAALNGTLVEMGSAGAKVASIIQGLSDVYVHAGGQYEWDSAAPVAVARAAGLHTSRIDGSALSYNQRDPKLPDVVVCRPEFADAVLAVTR encoded by the coding sequence AGGAATTCGCCGACGCCGATGCCGGGGAACGAAAAGCGGCCGGCGACAAGAGGTCTCATGACTTCCTGATGAAGGCGCTGACCAAGCACCGTCCAGCAGATGCCGTGCTCTCCGAGGAGGGCGCCGACGACCCGGTCCGGTTGCGCTCGGAGCGGGTGTGGATCGTCGATCCGCTCGACGGCACCAGGGAATTCTCCGAGCTCGACCGTGCGGACTGGGCGGTGCACGTCGCGCTCTGGCAGTCCGGCGATTTGGTCGCCGGCGCTGTCGCGCTGCCCGCACAAGACATCACCTTTGCCACACCGGAGGTCGTGCCGCCTCCGGTCACCCTGGATAAGCCACGCATCGTGGTGTCGCGCACGCGTCCACCGGCCATTGCGCTGGCAGTGCAGGCCGCTTTGAACGGCACCCTGGTCGAAATGGGTTCTGCCGGAGCTAAAGTCGCCTCGATCATCCAAGGCCTTTCGGATGTGTACGTGCACGCCGGTGGCCAGTACGAATGGGACTCCGCCGCACCGGTGGCCGTCGCACGAGCAGCCGGTTTGCACACCTCGCGTATCGACGGATCGGCGTTGAGTTACAACCAGCGAGATCCGAAGTTGCCCGACGTCGTGGTATGCCGTCCCGAGTTTGCCGACGCCGTGCTCGCCGTTACCCGCTGA